The Terriglobales bacterium genome includes the window TGCTGCAATGCCTCCCGCTCTCCGAGCAGACCAAGCACCTGGAGTTCGAGGTGGGGGGCGCCGAGGGTTTCGAGTTCACGCCCGGGCAGTTCATCTCGCTGGTGGCCGAGCACGACGGGCGCGAGATCACCCGCGCCTACTCCCTGGCCTCGGCGCCGCGCGGCCACCGCTTCGACCTCTGCCTGAACCGCGTTCCCGGCGGCTTCTTCTCCAACTACCTGTGTGACCTGCAGGAGGGCGGCGCCATCCGCTTCCAGGGGCCGCTGGGCTTCTTCACCCTGCGCCAGCCGCGGCGCGATTCCCTGTTCATCGCCACCGGCACCGGCATCGCCCCCATTCGCGGCATGCTGGAGTGGCTGTTTGCGGAGGAAGAGCGCCACCGCGGCCGCGAGTTCTGGCTGATCTTCGGCGTGCGCCACCGCGCCGGACTCTACTATCACGAGGAGTGGGAGGAGTTGGCGCGCCGCCACCCCAACTTCCACTACCTGCCCACGCTCAGCCGCGAAGGCGCGGAGTGGACGGGCCTGCGCGGCCACGTGCAGGAGCACGTGCGCGCGCTGGCCGCCCGCCACCTCGACCGCCACGCCTACATCTGCGGGCTCAAGGCCATGGTGGACGCCAACCGCGCCCTGCTCAAGGAACTCGGCTGGGAGCGCAAGTCCATCGTCTACGAGAGGTATGACTGACAAGCCCCGCCCTGTT containing:
- a CDS encoding FAD-dependent oxidoreductase; this encodes MAESFRTARLLQCLPLSEQTKHLEFEVGGAEGFEFTPGQFISLVAEHDGREITRAYSLASAPRGHRFDLCLNRVPGGFFSNYLCDLQEGGAIRFQGPLGFFTLRQPRRDSLFIATGTGIAPIRGMLEWLFAEEERHRGREFWLIFGVRHRAGLYYHEEWEELARRHPNFHYLPTLSREGAEWTGLRGHVQEHVRALAARHLDRHAYICGLKAMVDANRALLKELGWERKSIVYERYD